In Thermotomaculum hydrothermale, a single genomic region encodes these proteins:
- a CDS encoding alpha-2-macroglobulin family protein encodes MKKKLFIWIVLIVVIIAGVKILLPERKKPQTYKKPKNLKSKAINVKAKLEPYGDLDYFPENLTIYFSEPIFGTSGVIIDKREISNFIEIKPSLKTEGKWLNSNTFYLKLLSKPSPDTEYTVFVKKIPLKRKLNLKFKSQKFSFKTPALKPLSVTALSAKNGKGKIKVRFNFSVNISDIQNFIKIRDKNGTNCEIYSVNYLTKYGETNKDTLILTFNIKKAGVYTILFKQGIKSLDGFKTSRDYTIKFSAGFPSLPIFIKKVRVNDLGDMYSINFRLVTLKNKPVTLKKEFIKNLITISPEIEFSAYPTKGNLSITGKFKPGENYTVILFSGLTGTNGETLKNDYRTTVSIPNHKPKLMFLYKGRYFGTKGAWKFPLVAKRLKEVKCDLYLIPPKNITTWYSYTGASYWDVDYFGKLIKSDYKIKIPVNSSGLYFIDLKKFIPKVEKGIYVLKAKSYSNETDRYYRDKTKFTISNITIIAKWNEKYVNVFVVNSNDASPVKNAKIIVFDNANIEKGRAVTDSKGFASINVGGDKSSYLITAQTENDWNYLKLGDSMLPTSNFDIKGDTSLRDYIGYLYFERDLYRPGEKVHFGVIIRKNKTYNPLSIPVKVVITNPEGKKVKELNSVTDENGFSEFEFKTSPSFSTGKYRFSLFVADKEVYSAFAFIEAFAPERMTIKAKFPEKINLKQPFTIETEAFYLFGAPASGETLKGEISIEEIPFSPEGYRNYSFGPLPYYYQKSKVNKTISPIKVDKNGKANIKVQIKPLPDFHNPVNIKAYLEVSEAGSGRVTKKVFNKVVYPKNYYIGLNCTASKVTSGVPLKIKGVIVSKNGKTLTKDEKLKYTIYRVAYNYSYYYYDSFSWRKNSTLIPLTKEKELTAKNGKFEITYTPQTSYDDIVIEVRGSENFAQLFVSGWGWWGNEQAETPETLIIQPDKKQYDYGEKATIKTAIPFEGKILWTVEADNIIEYKWQEAKGKVSTYEFKIPEGYPCVYVSALLVHTGDNYLVERAYGVKRVKITPKKFKLDLKIDTPKTLKPGNYMTINLKGDAQFEATIAIVDEGVLQITNFKSPNPFDGVMRPIALGLDSADGFGWLIKKYLATGGGEGAPQKKGFAQPQFTKIVSIWSGKLKSDSNGNLKYKVKIPQYNGKLRVMVAAVSKEKLGGISKYVTVKSDIIATPTIPRFLTQGDKFQIPVTLINTKDSIIKGKLKAKITNANIPEFSKEFTLSPQGKKTIFIPLIAGEKLGSFKISISVFAENKKQYSEDFKIPLFPATAKTVETKTLTVNTNKQNIKPYFENYVGLGYEGEIYVSTIPGLSKLYMTKMLLGYPYGCIEQVSTKTFAMIKLKKLLPFIDEKITLEKYREYVQNGIGQILSMQTFSGGFSYWPGGSEPERWATAYATLVLLEAKNSGFSVPQSSIDAALNYIQSLDSIPPLGYYVLSKTGRLQKNPSLLQQLENIVTNEKLDFPTTMWYAATFYNCGNSDFANLLYQKDLYLQPDQKERLYDDFYTPLKGEAVRIYVGEEINYDKNVIAKLIQNLAEDLSKREMLYYYTTQEIAWSMFAIGNFVEKNVENISFNAVLKIDGKSIKGKFEKGIYKFRAYNLPDKNDIVVSCNKTPFYVEIVHNGYRKNIKQNAVSNGVTISEELLDYKTGNKINSLKQGDLGILKVTFTSSKYYPNCAIEIPLAGGLEPENPRLTSANLPEWAYSEFSPDYIDIRDEKIIVFSSIEKNSQTLYLIVRAVTPGEFYLAPASASVMYKPFVNGKSKPQKVIVKKANGF; translated from the coding sequence ATGAAGAAAAAACTTTTTATCTGGATTGTTTTAATTGTGGTTATTATAGCAGGGGTAAAAATCTTATTACCGGAAAGGAAAAAACCACAAACTTATAAAAAACCTAAAAATTTAAAAAGCAAAGCAATAAATGTGAAAGCCAAACTTGAGCCTTATGGAGATTTAGATTACTTCCCTGAAAATCTAACAATTTACTTTTCAGAGCCTATATTTGGAACCTCTGGTGTAATTATAGACAAAAGAGAGATTAGTAATTTCATAGAGATAAAACCCTCTTTAAAAACAGAAGGAAAATGGCTTAACTCAAACACATTCTATTTAAAATTACTTTCAAAACCCTCTCCAGACACAGAGTACACAGTTTTTGTAAAAAAAATCCCCTTAAAAAGAAAGTTGAATCTTAAGTTTAAATCTCAAAAATTCTCTTTTAAAACACCGGCTTTAAAACCTCTTTCAGTAACCGCTTTAAGTGCTAAAAATGGGAAGGGAAAGATAAAGGTAAGGTTTAACTTTTCTGTAAACATTTCAGATATCCAAAACTTTATTAAAATAAGAGACAAAAACGGTACTAATTGTGAAATTTATTCCGTTAATTACCTTACCAAATATGGAGAAACAAACAAGGATACTTTGATTTTAACTTTTAATATCAAGAAAGCAGGAGTATACACTATTTTATTTAAACAGGGAATTAAATCCCTTGATGGTTTTAAAACATCAAGAGATTACACTATAAAATTTTCCGCAGGATTCCCCTCTCTCCCCATCTTTATAAAGAAGGTAAGGGTTAACGACCTTGGAGATATGTATTCAATTAATTTTAGATTGGTAACCTTAAAAAACAAGCCTGTAACCTTAAAAAAGGAGTTTATTAAAAACTTAATTACCATATCCCCTGAAATTGAATTTTCCGCATATCCTACAAAGGGAAATTTAAGCATTACAGGAAAGTTTAAGCCGGGGGAAAATTACACAGTTATACTTTTTTCAGGGTTAACCGGGACAAACGGAGAAACTTTAAAAAATGATTATAGGACAACTGTCTCAATCCCCAACCACAAACCAAAATTGATGTTTTTATACAAGGGAAGGTATTTTGGTACAAAGGGAGCATGGAAATTCCCCCTCGTTGCTAAAAGGCTTAAAGAGGTTAAATGCGATCTTTACCTTATCCCACCTAAAAATATAACAACATGGTACTCTTACACAGGTGCATCTTACTGGGATGTTGATTATTTTGGAAAGTTAATTAAATCAGATTACAAAATTAAAATCCCGGTAAACTCAAGCGGGCTATACTTCATAGACTTAAAAAAATTCATTCCCAAGGTTGAAAAGGGAATCTATGTTTTAAAGGCAAAATCCTATTCAAATGAAACAGACAGGTATTACAGGGATAAAACAAAATTCACAATCTCAAACATAACAATTATTGCAAAGTGGAACGAAAAGTATGTAAATGTGTTTGTTGTAAACTCCAATGATGCATCTCCAGTTAAAAACGCAAAAATCATAGTATTTGACAATGCAAACATTGAAAAGGGAAGAGCAGTTACAGATTCAAAAGGATTTGCATCAATAAATGTTGGAGGAGATAAATCAAGTTACCTTATTACGGCACAAACGGAAAATGATTGGAATTACTTGAAATTAGGGGACTCAATGCTTCCCACTTCAAACTTTGATATTAAAGGGGATACATCTTTAAGGGATTACATCGGATACCTTTACTTTGAAAGGGATTTGTACAGGCCGGGGGAAAAGGTACACTTTGGAGTAATCATAAGAAAAAATAAAACCTATAACCCCCTCTCAATACCTGTTAAAGTTGTAATAACAAACCCTGAGGGAAAGAAGGTTAAAGAATTAAACTCTGTTACAGATGAAAACGGGTTTAGCGAGTTTGAGTTTAAAACCTCCCCATCCTTTTCAACAGGGAAATACAGATTTAGCCTTTTTGTTGCAGACAAAGAGGTTTACTCTGCCTTTGCATTTATAGAGGCTTTTGCCCCTGAAAGAATGACCATAAAGGCAAAATTCCCTGAAAAGATAAACCTTAAACAACCTTTTACAATTGAGACAGAAGCATTTTACCTCTTTGGTGCACCTGCAAGCGGAGAAACCTTAAAGGGGGAAATTTCCATTGAAGAAATACCATTTTCCCCGGAAGGGTACCGGAATTATTCATTTGGACCTCTGCCATACTATTACCAAAAATCAAAGGTTAATAAAACCATATCTCCTATAAAGGTTGACAAAAACGGTAAGGCAAATATCAAAGTACAAATTAAACCTTTACCTGATTTTCACAACCCTGTAAACATTAAAGCCTATTTAGAGGTTAGCGAAGCAGGAAGCGGAAGGGTAACAAAAAAGGTTTTCAATAAAGTTGTCTATCCGAAAAACTATTACATTGGGTTAAACTGCACCGCATCAAAGGTAACCTCTGGAGTGCCTCTAAAAATTAAAGGTGTTATTGTTTCAAAAAACGGTAAAACCCTAACAAAAGACGAAAAACTCAAATATACAATTTACAGGGTTGCATACAATTACAGTTATTACTATTATGATTCATTCTCATGGAGAAAAAACTCAACATTAATCCCTCTAACAAAAGAGAAAGAATTAACAGCAAAAAACGGTAAATTTGAAATAACCTATACCCCTCAAACATCTTACGACGACATTGTAATTGAGGTGAGGGGAAGTGAAAACTTTGCCCAGTTATTTGTAAGCGGCTGGGGATGGTGGGGAAATGAACAGGCTGAAACCCCTGAAACACTTATTATTCAGCCTGACAAAAAACAATACGATTACGGTGAGAAAGCCACTATAAAAACAGCCATTCCATTTGAGGGAAAAATACTCTGGACAGTTGAAGCAGACAATATAATTGAATACAAATGGCAAGAGGCAAAGGGCAAGGTATCAACCTATGAATTTAAAATCCCAGAAGGTTACCCCTGCGTTTATGTCAGCGCATTGCTTGTTCATACAGGAGACAATTACCTTGTTGAAAGGGCTTATGGGGTAAAAAGGGTAAAGATTACTCCGAAAAAATTTAAATTAGACTTAAAAATAGATACGCCTAAAACACTTAAACCTGGAAATTACATGACAATTAACTTAAAGGGAGACGCTCAATTTGAAGCAACAATTGCCATCGTTGATGAGGGTGTGCTTCAAATTACAAACTTTAAATCCCCAAATCCATTTGATGGGGTAATGAGGCCTATTGCATTAGGCCTTGACAGTGCAGACGGTTTCGGCTGGCTAATAAAAAAATACCTTGCAACAGGCGGTGGCGAAGGTGCACCTCAAAAGAAGGGCTTTGCACAGCCGCAATTTACAAAGATTGTGTCAATATGGAGTGGAAAACTTAAATCAGACAGCAACGGAAACCTGAAGTACAAAGTAAAAATCCCACAGTACAATGGAAAATTAAGGGTTATGGTTGCCGCTGTTTCAAAGGAAAAGTTAGGGGGAATATCAAAGTATGTTACTGTAAAATCAGACATAATTGCAACCCCCACAATTCCAAGGTTCTTAACACAGGGGGATAAATTCCAAATCCCTGTAACCCTTATAAACACAAAAGACAGCATTATTAAGGGAAAGTTAAAGGCAAAGATAACAAATGCCAACATCCCTGAATTCAGCAAAGAATTTACCCTCTCTCCGCAGGGGAAAAAGACAATCTTTATACCGCTAATTGCGGGAGAAAAGTTAGGCAGTTTTAAAATATCAATATCTGTATTTGCAGAAAATAAAAAGCAGTACTCAGAAGACTTCAAAATACCCCTATTCCCTGCAACTGCAAAAACAGTTGAAACAAAAACCCTAACTGTTAACACAAACAAACAGAATATAAAACCATACTTTGAAAACTATGTTGGATTGGGCTATGAGGGAGAAATCTATGTTTCAACAATCCCAGGATTAAGCAAATTGTACATGACAAAAATGCTTTTAGGATATCCTTACGGCTGCATTGAGCAGGTGTCAACAAAAACATTTGCAATGATAAAACTGAAAAAACTTCTGCCGTTTATTGACGAAAAAATCACCCTTGAAAAGTACAGGGAGTATGTGCAAAACGGAATAGGACAAATCCTTTCAATGCAAACATTTTCAGGTGGATTCTCATACTGGCCAGGGGGTTCAGAACCTGAAAGATGGGCAACCGCTTACGCAACCCTTGTTTTACTTGAAGCAAAAAACTCTGGCTTTTCAGTGCCTCAATCCTCAATAGACGCTGCATTAAATTACATTCAAAGCCTTGATTCAATACCGCCGTTAGGCTATTATGTCCTTTCAAAAACCGGAAGGTTGCAGAAAAACCCGTCCTTACTCCAGCAATTAGAAAACATTGTAACAAACGAAAAATTAGATTTCCCAACCACAATGTGGTATGCGGCAACCTTTTACAATTGCGGCAACAGTGATTTTGCAAACCTCCTTTATCAAAAAGACTTATATTTACAGCCTGACCAAAAAGAGAGGCTATATGACGACTTTTACACCCCCCTTAAAGGAGAGGCAGTAAGAATCTATGTTGGGGAAGAGATTAATTACGACAAAAATGTAATTGCAAAGTTAATACAAAACCTTGCAGAAGACCTGTCAAAGAGGGAAATGCTTTACTATTACACAACACAGGAAATTGCCTGGTCAATGTTTGCAATTGGAAACTTTGTTGAGAAAAATGTTGAAAACATATCCTTTAACGCAGTGCTTAAAATAGACGGGAAGAGCATAAAGGGCAAATTTGAAAAGGGGATTTACAAATTCAGGGCATACAATCTGCCTGATAAAAATGATATCGTTGTTTCCTGCAACAAAACCCCATTCTATGTTGAAATTGTGCACAATGGATACAGGAAAAACATCAAGCAAAATGCTGTCTCAAACGGAGTTACAATAAGCGAAGAACTTTTAGATTACAAAACAGGGAATAAAATCAACAGTTTAAAACAGGGAGACCTTGGCATATTGAAAGTAACATTTACCAGCAGCAAATACTATCCAAACTGCGCAATTGAAATACCCCTTGCAGGTGGATTGGAGCCTGAAAACCCAAGGCTAACCTCAGCAAACCTTCCTGAATGGGCTTACTCAGAATTTAGCCCTGATTACATTGATATAAGGGACGAAAAGATTATTGTATTCTCTTCAATTGAAAAAAACTCACAAACCCTTTACCTTATAGTTAGAGCGGTAACACCGGGAGAATTTTACCTTGCCCCAGCGTCTGCAAGTGTAATGTACAAGCCTTTCGTTAACGGAAAGAGCAAACCTCAAAAGGTTATTGTAAAAAAGGCAAATGGCTTTTAA
- a CDS encoding bifunctional heptose 7-phosphate kinase/heptose 1-phosphate adenyltransferase → MDNSKFLNAIDNFKNIKLLVIGDIVLDEFQYTEIKRISREAPVFICSYLYSEYYPGCGGNTVLNVKSLGGNPYPVSVVGLDSDGKQIKTTFEKLKINTSFIKFSRKVSTNKKTRILAGGVHRAKQHMLRVDYENTMPSISFNDKLRSLIKQCDGIIISDYGYNTISLRTANSIIKFAKNSGKPVFVDSRHRLNGFKNADFITPNEEEAGDLIGEKIAENGERLIAQLRKLLKLTSAKGILLTRGSKGMVVYERDKDYYSTIGIYGSDEPVDVSGAGDSVISAFALSFCSGLNSEDSAIVSTVAGGISVMHKGTYSVKNSELREAFLNDKGLPERKIVRNN, encoded by the coding sequence ATGGATAACTCAAAATTTTTAAATGCAATAGATAACTTCAAAAACATCAAACTGTTGGTTATTGGGGATATTGTTTTAGACGAGTTTCAATACACAGAAATCAAGAGGATTTCAAGGGAAGCACCTGTTTTTATTTGCTCTTACCTTTACTCTGAATACTATCCCGGTTGCGGGGGAAACACTGTTTTAAATGTTAAAAGTTTAGGGGGAAACCCTTACCCTGTATCCGTAGTCGGGCTTGATTCTGACGGTAAACAAATAAAAACAACATTTGAAAAGTTAAAAATAAACACTTCCTTTATAAAATTTTCAAGAAAGGTCTCCACAAATAAAAAAACAAGGATTCTTGCAGGGGGGGTTCACAGGGCTAAACAGCACATGTTAAGGGTTGATTATGAAAATACAATGCCTTCAATTTCTTTTAATGATAAACTTCGGAGTTTAATAAAACAGTGTGATGGAATAATAATCAGCGATTACGGGTACAACACAATTTCTTTAAGAACCGCAAACTCAATTATTAAATTCGCAAAAAATTCAGGAAAGCCTGTTTTTGTTGATTCAAGGCACAGGCTTAATGGCTTTAAAAACGCAGATTTTATAACCCCCAACGAAGAAGAGGCGGGAGACTTAATAGGGGAAAAGATTGCTGAAAACGGGGAAAGGCTTATTGCTCAATTGAGAAAACTTTTGAAATTAACCTCAGCAAAGGGAATTTTGCTAACAAGGGGAAGCAAGGGTATGGTTGTTTATGAAAGAGATAAAGACTATTACAGTACAATAGGGATTTACGGAAGCGATGAGCCTGTTGATGTTTCAGGGGCAGGGGATAGCGTAATTTCAGCATTTGCACTTTCCTTTTGTTCAGGGTTGAATTCTGAGGATAGTGCTATTGTCTCAACTGTGGCAGGCGGCATTTCTGTTATGCACAAAGGTACCTATTCTGTTAAAAATAGTGAATTAAGAGAGGCTTTTTTAAATGACAAAGGTTTACCCGAGAGAAAGATTGTCAGAAATAATTGA
- a CDS encoding D-glycero-alpha-D-manno-heptose-1,7-bisphosphate 7-phosphatase: MNKAIFMDRDGTLSHEVGYVNHISRFRLYSFTPEAIRLINKSEYLAICVTNQAGVARGYFEESLVKEVHRKMQEDLKKEGAYLDDIFYCPHHPTANGNPEFTIDCNCRKPKPGMLLEAAEKYNIDLTKSFVIGDKISDVKLAKNVGAKGIMVLTGYGRGEYEYQRKDWDIEPDYIAENVLEAVKWITQNF, encoded by the coding sequence ATGAATAAGGCGATTTTTATGGATAGAGACGGGACATTATCCCATGAGGTTGGGTATGTAAACCATATTTCAAGGTTTAGGTTGTACTCTTTTACCCCTGAAGCAATCAGGCTAATAAACAAGTCAGAATACCTTGCAATTTGTGTTACAAATCAGGCAGGGGTTGCAAGGGGATACTTTGAAGAAAGCCTTGTAAAAGAGGTGCATAGAAAGATGCAGGAAGATTTGAAGAAAGAGGGTGCATACCTTGACGATATATTTTACTGCCCTCACCACCCAACAGCGAACGGTAATCCTGAATTTACAATTGACTGTAATTGTAGAAAGCCAAAACCGGGAATGTTGCTTGAGGCTGCAGAAAAGTATAATATAGATTTAACAAAGTCTTTTGTAATTGGGGATAAAATAAGTGATGTCAAGCTTGCAAAAAATGTTGGCGCAAAGGGAATAATGGTTTTAACAGGTTACGGCAGGGGAGAGTATGAATACCAGAGGAAAGACTGGGATATTGAGCCTGATTATATTGCTGAGAATGTATTAGAGGCGGTTAAATGGATAACTCAAAATTTTTAA
- a CDS encoding MtrB/PioB family outer membrane beta-barrel protein, with protein MIKERKKIFKTCLMIVMIVFINFAFANPIKEKGSKKEETNSETTVNKKDKIKIKVKEAKIFTKFSYLEDSPNMVGEYTDVKDNVQPGVAFGLIGLGNGIYLKLTGEYDNSHEQNLKGAIDYKGKIKAKFKYNKLPHTLDHDPVKNVREVQGLPPARKVFTTDYDANAQYSIDRSVSEALFKFSSNKVKGLSGEAGFRVEEKSGYKQAISFNMCLTCHVSSHSQRINEVTQDYTAKLEYKMKHTTISYKFTYRDFENRANAPLNFYEGPTTNPDPNYFDTWITNLPPSFSDKRTYKDETLPFNLIPNTHKQLHELRIVSRIGRYTKLSFYGLYSSNTNEHNNAEIENTSAGANLSTYLTEKLTFQAKYNHRNIDNDDIYFAQIEALSKYITENDPYYYPDKFYYSALSRTEDKGTLDFEYKLTSRSRLRVGWEGKWIDRDHFLNDETTVNKFIVSFNTRFNKKLRVQLKYIGESIDNPFENPYGGLEKQAGEEYLHEIYSNFFKTTRSPLTSEPDSSNTGEVRVIYNPTNNWNISTIIDFTGSSNDDTHWANDTFSGTLNISYSANSWQAGLYYNYFDSSTRTFLSLFDGKLHTGELVYHHGSLNVKEPYDEQVHSIGINYFVEATNRLNIYASAYYVIGKGNFDTSDFKGYANGEGAVYVDLSDFNEYSNHDNREFQCKLDFDYLLDKNLYFTATVGYVHFRNPIIYIQDLEGTNYYAILGLSIRP; from the coding sequence ATGATTAAAGAAAGAAAAAAAATATTTAAAACCTGCTTAATGATAGTGATGATTGTATTCATTAACTTTGCATTTGCAAACCCTATAAAAGAGAAGGGAAGCAAAAAAGAAGAAACAAATAGTGAAACAACAGTAAATAAAAAGGACAAAATAAAAATTAAAGTAAAAGAAGCAAAGATTTTTACCAAGTTTTCGTATCTTGAAGACTCTCCAAATATGGTTGGCGAATACACCGATGTAAAGGACAATGTTCAGCCTGGAGTAGCATTCGGACTTATAGGACTTGGAAACGGGATTTACCTTAAATTAACAGGGGAATACGATAATTCCCATGAACAGAATTTGAAAGGGGCAATCGATTACAAGGGAAAAATAAAGGCAAAATTTAAATACAACAAACTCCCCCATACTCTTGACCATGACCCTGTAAAAAATGTACGCGAGGTGCAAGGGCTTCCTCCGGCAAGAAAGGTATTTACCACCGATTACGATGCAAACGCCCAGTACTCAATTGATAGAAGCGTATCGGAAGCATTATTCAAGTTTTCCTCAAATAAGGTTAAAGGATTGTCAGGAGAGGCTGGATTCAGGGTTGAAGAGAAAAGCGGATATAAGCAGGCAATTTCATTTAACATGTGTTTGACCTGTCATGTTTCAAGCCACAGCCAGAGAATAAATGAGGTAACTCAAGACTATACCGCAAAGTTAGAATACAAGATGAAACATACAACTATAAGTTACAAATTTACATACAGAGACTTTGAAAATAGAGCAAATGCCCCCTTAAACTTCTACGAAGGCCCAACAACAAATCCTGACCCAAATTACTTTGACACATGGATTACAAATTTACCCCCCTCATTTTCTGACAAAAGAACTTACAAAGACGAGACTCTGCCCTTTAATTTAATACCAAACACACACAAACAACTCCACGAATTGAGGATTGTTTCAAGGATTGGCAGGTATACAAAATTAAGTTTTTACGGGCTATACTCTTCAAACACCAACGAGCATAATAATGCTGAGATAGAAAACACCTCAGCCGGAGCAAACCTTTCAACCTACCTAACTGAAAAACTCACCTTTCAGGCTAAATACAACCACAGAAACATTGACAACGACGATATATACTTTGCTCAAATTGAAGCCCTGTCTAAGTACATAACCGAGAATGACCCGTATTATTACCCTGACAAATTCTATTACTCGGCATTAAGCAGAACTGAGGATAAAGGAACCCTTGATTTTGAATATAAATTGACTTCAAGGTCAAGGCTAAGAGTCGGCTGGGAAGGGAAATGGATTGACAGAGACCACTTTTTAAACGATGAGACTACAGTAAATAAATTTATAGTAAGCTTTAACACAAGGTTTAACAAAAAGTTAAGAGTGCAATTAAAGTATATTGGAGAATCAATTGACAACCCATTTGAAAACCCTTACGGAGGACTGGAAAAACAAGCCGGAGAAGAATACCTTCATGAAATTTATTCAAACTTTTTTAAAACAACCCGTTCTCCACTCACAAGTGAACCTGATTCAAGTAACACTGGAGAGGTAAGGGTAATATACAATCCCACAAACAATTGGAATATCTCAACAATTATAGACTTTACAGGCAGCTCAAACGACGATACTCACTGGGCAAATGACACATTTTCAGGAACCTTAAACATTTCATATTCGGCAAATTCTTGGCAGGCAGGCTTGTATTACAACTACTTTGATTCAAGCACAAGGACTTTTCTTTCCCTCTTTGACGGTAAACTCCACACCGGAGAGCTTGTTTACCACCACGGGTCATTAAATGTCAAGGAGCCCTACGACGAACAGGTTCACTCAATAGGAATAAATTATTTTGTTGAGGCCACTAACAGACTAAACATATATGCAAGCGCATACTATGTTATAGGGAAAGGCAATTTTGACACTTCAGACTTTAAGGGTTACGCAAACGGTGAAGGTGCGGTTTATGTAGATTTAAGTGATTTCAACGAGTATTCAAACCATGACAACAGGGAGTTTCAATGCAAACTTGATTTTGATTACCTGCTTGACAAAAACCTTTACTTTACCGCTACCGTTGGATATGTCCATTTCAGGAACCCGATAATCTATATACAGGATTTAGAGGGAACAAATTACTATGCTATTTTAGGCCTCTCCATTCGACCGTAG
- a CDS encoding GSU2203 family decaheme c-type cytochrome: MKVRWLPILLAFMVFFAASSLTLKAQEKDMPQYVGSEACADCHEEIYDSFKFTAHGMLTNTNSKEFASCESCHGPGSIHIETNEVKDIYSFRKLSPEKVSSICLKCHLDTDFADWPHTEHFKNGVSCTACHKIHTKRGNYGLKKEGDKLCYSCHMDIKAKFNLPSHHPVKENKMSCLDCHNPHGGEEYNLKTSERKNDLCFKCHADKQGPFTYEHAPVVEDCTICHDPHGTLVNNLLKKTEPFLCLQCHHVHFQIREHLDVRGIASSACTHCHPAIHGTDFPSTLKTNGGSALTR, from the coding sequence ATGAAAGTTAGGTGGTTACCTATCCTACTTGCCTTCATGGTATTTTTTGCGGCTTCATCCCTAACATTGAAGGCACAAGAAAAAGATATGCCTCAATATGTAGGCTCTGAAGCCTGTGCGGATTGTCATGAGGAAATTTATGATTCATTTAAATTTACTGCCCATGGCATGTTAACAAATACCAATTCAAAAGAGTTTGCAAGCTGCGAATCCTGTCACGGCCCGGGGTCAATACACATTGAAACAAATGAAGTAAAGGATATCTACTCTTTTAGAAAATTAAGCCCTGAAAAAGTATCTTCAATTTGCTTAAAATGCCATTTAGACACTGACTTTGCAGACTGGCCTCATACTGAGCACTTTAAAAACGGGGTTTCTTGCACAGCATGCCACAAAATTCACACAAAAAGAGGCAATTACGGCTTAAAAAAAGAAGGCGACAAACTATGCTACTCATGTCACATGGACATTAAAGCAAAGTTTAACCTTCCCTCTCACCACCCTGTAAAAGAAAACAAAATGAGTTGTCTTGATTGCCACAATCCTCACGGTGGAGAGGAGTACAACCTTAAAACAAGCGAGAGAAAAAACGACCTATGCTTTAAGTGCCATGCAGACAAACAGGGGCCTTTTACTTACGAACACGCACCTGTTGTTGAAGACTGCACTATATGCCACGACCCCCACGGCACCCTTGTAAACAACCTTTTAAAGAAAACAGAACCCTTTTTATGTCTCCAATGCCATCATGTACACTTCCAGATAAGAGAACACCTGGATGTAAGAGGAATAGCGTCGTCTGCATGCACACATTGCCACCCGGCAATACACGGAACAGATTTCCCATCAACCCTTAAAACCAACGGCGGCTCAGCCTTAACCCGTTGA
- a CDS encoding adenylyltransferase/cytidyltransferase family protein, producing the protein MTKVYPRERLSEIIDKLKEEGKTIGFANGCFDLLHVGHIRYLKDAKSNCDILVVALNTDESVRRLKGEGRPRTPLNERLEIMEAIEFVDYLTFFGEDTVEETLRILKPHIQFKGTDYTVDTVPEKKVMEELGGRVMIVGDPKDHSTTEILERIKNEKG; encoded by the coding sequence ATGACAAAGGTTTACCCGAGAGAAAGATTGTCAGAAATAATTGATAAACTGAAAGAAGAGGGAAAAACAATAGGCTTTGCCAACGGGTGTTTTGACTTACTCCATGTTGGGCATATAAGGTATTTGAAAGATGCAAAATCAAACTGTGATATTTTGGTGGTTGCTTTAAATACAGATGAAAGTGTTAGAAGGCTTAAAGGAGAGGGAAGGCCAAGAACCCCGTTGAATGAGAGGCTTGAGATAATGGAGGCAATTGAATTTGTTGATTATTTAACATTCTTTGGCGAAGATACAGTTGAAGAGACATTGAGAATATTAAAGCCTCACATTCAGTTTAAAGGCACAGATTACACTGTTGATACAGTGCCTGAAAAAAAGGTTATGGAAGAGTTAGGCGGAAGGGTGATGATTGTGGGAGACCCGAAAGACCATTCAACAACTGAAATTTTAGAAAGGATTAAAAATGAAAAAGGATAA